In Nocardia sputorum, a single genomic region encodes these proteins:
- a CDS encoding BlaI/MecI/CopY family transcriptional regulator: MDRIWDQDAEDTTVREIFDELSAQRDIAYTTVMSTMDNLHRKGWLARERAGKAYRYWPTLTREEHSARLMLEALGSGGRSDLVLSHFVDRISAEESAGLRAALRRLAARKSPEVP; encoded by the coding sequence ATGGACCGCATCTGGGATCAGGACGCAGAGGACACAACGGTGCGCGAGATCTTCGACGAACTGTCGGCTCAGCGCGACATCGCTTATACGACGGTGATGTCGACCATGGACAATCTGCATCGGAAAGGCTGGCTGGCGCGCGAACGCGCCGGTAAGGCCTATCGATATTGGCCGACCCTCACCAGGGAAGAGCACAGCGCCCGGCTCATGCTGGAAGCGCTCGGTTCCGGCGGACGATCGGACCTGGTGCTCAGTCATTTCGTCGACCGGATCAGCGCCGAGGAATCGGCCGGGTTGCGTGCCGCGCTACGCAGACTGGCGGCGCGCAAGTCACCAGAAGTGCCGTGA